The following coding sequences lie in one Pseudomonas sp. SL4(2022) genomic window:
- a CDS encoding Orn/Lys/Arg decarboxylase N-terminal domain-containing protein → MYKDLKFPVLIVHRDIKADTVAGDRVRAIAQELEQDGFSILSTASSAEGRIVASTHHGLACILVAAEGAGENKTLLQDMVELIRIARRRAPQLPIFALGEQVTIENAPAEAMVDLNQLRGILYLFEDTVPFLARQVARAARNYLDCLLPPFFKALVQHTAQSNYSWHTPGHGGGVAYRKSPVGQAFHQFFGENTLRSDLSVSVPELGSLLDHTGPLAEAEARAARNFGADHTYFVINGTSTANKIVWHSMVGRDDLVLVDRNCHKSILHSIIMTGAIPLYLCPERNELGIIGPIPLSEFSRESIQAKIDASPLARGRVPSSSGAMVKLVVVTNSTYDGLCYNAELIKQTLGNSVEVLHFDEAWYAYAAFHEFYRGRYGMGTARSEDTPLVFTTHSTHKLLAAFSQASMIHVQDGGKRQLDRDRFNEAFMMHISTSPQYGIIASLDVASAMMEGPAGRSLIQETFDEALSFRRALANLRQNLSADDWWFSIWQPAKAEGTDDVATQDWLLQPQADWHGFGEVAEDYVLLDPIKVTLVTPGLTADGKLDARGIPAAVVSKFLWERGLVVEKTGLYSFLVLFSMGITKGKWSTLLTELLEFKRSYDANLPLSDVLPSIAQAGKTFYQDMGLRDLCDALHACYRENATAKALKRMYTVLPEVAIKPADAYNQLVRGEVEAVPIEQLEGRIAAVMLVPYPPGIPLIMPGERFTAQTRSIIDYLAFARTFDRSFPGFDADVHGLQREDGAYTVDCIKA, encoded by the coding sequence ATGTATAAAGACCTCAAGTTCCCCGTCCTGATCGTGCACCGCGACATCAAGGCCGATACCGTGGCCGGTGACCGGGTACGCGCCATCGCCCAAGAACTGGAGCAGGACGGTTTCAGTATCCTTTCTACCGCCAGCTCCGCCGAGGGGCGCATCGTGGCCTCCACGCACCATGGTTTGGCCTGCATTCTGGTCGCCGCCGAAGGTGCAGGGGAGAACAAGACCCTGTTGCAGGACATGGTCGAGCTGATTCGCATCGCTCGCCGCCGTGCGCCACAACTGCCGATTTTTGCCTTGGGCGAGCAGGTAACCATCGAAAACGCGCCGGCCGAGGCCATGGTCGATCTCAATCAGCTGCGCGGCATTCTCTATCTGTTCGAAGACACCGTGCCATTTCTGGCCCGCCAAGTGGCTCGCGCCGCGCGCAATTACCTGGATTGCCTGTTGCCGCCGTTCTTCAAGGCGCTGGTGCAGCACACTGCGCAGTCCAACTATTCCTGGCACACGCCCGGCCATGGTGGCGGTGTGGCTTATCGCAAAAGCCCGGTGGGGCAGGCGTTTCACCAGTTTTTCGGCGAGAACACCCTGCGTTCTGATCTCTCGGTATCGGTGCCGGAACTGGGTTCGCTGCTCGATCACACGGGCCCGCTTGCTGAGGCCGAAGCTCGCGCGGCGCGCAATTTCGGTGCCGATCACACCTACTTCGTGATCAACGGCACCTCGACGGCGAACAAGATTGTCTGGCACTCCATGGTCGGCCGCGACGACCTGGTGCTGGTGGATCGCAACTGCCACAAGTCGATCCTGCATTCGATCATCATGACTGGGGCGATTCCGCTCTATCTGTGCCCGGAGCGTAACGAGCTGGGCATCATTGGTCCGATTCCGCTGAGCGAATTCAGTCGTGAGTCGATTCAGGCGAAGATCGATGCCAGCCCGCTGGCGCGCGGCCGTGTGCCAAGTAGCAGTGGCGCGATGGTCAAGCTGGTGGTGGTGACCAATTCGACCTACGACGGCCTCTGTTACAACGCCGAGCTGATCAAACAGACCTTGGGCAACAGCGTCGAGGTGCTGCATTTCGATGAGGCCTGGTACGCCTATGCGGCATTTCATGAGTTTTACCGCGGGCGTTACGGCATGGGCACCGCGCGCAGCGAAGACACGCCACTGGTGTTCACCACCCATTCCACTCACAAGCTGTTGGCCGCGTTCAGTCAGGCTTCGATGATCCATGTGCAGGACGGTGGCAAGCGTCAGCTGGATCGGGATCGCTTTAACGAAGCCTTCATGATGCACATCTCCACCTCACCGCAGTACGGCATCATCGCTTCACTGGATGTGGCCTCGGCGATGATGGAAGGCCCGGCCGGGCGCTCACTGATTCAGGAAACCTTTGATGAAGCCCTGAGTTTCCGCCGTGCCCTGGCCAATCTGCGGCAAAACCTCAGTGCCGATGACTGGTGGTTCAGCATCTGGCAGCCGGCCAAGGCCGAAGGCACCGATGATGTGGCCACCCAGGATTGGCTGCTGCAACCGCAAGCCGACTGGCACGGTTTTGGTGAGGTGGCCGAAGACTATGTGCTGCTCGACCCGATCAAGGTGACCCTGGTGACGCCGGGCTTAACTGCAGACGGCAAGCTGGATGCGCGTGGCATACCGGCGGCGGTGGTCAGCAAGTTCCTCTGGGAGCGCGGCCTGGTGGTAGAGAAGACCGGGCTGTACTCCTTCCTGGTGCTGTTCTCTATGGGTATTACCAAGGGCAAGTGGAGCACGCTGCTGACCGAATTGCTGGAGTTCAAACGCAGCTATGACGCCAACTTGCCGTTGAGTGATGTGCTGCCGTCGATTGCTCAGGCCGGCAAGACCTTCTATCAGGACATGGGCCTGCGTGATCTGTGCGATGCACTGCATGCCTGCTACCGCGAAAACGCCACTGCCAAGGCCCTCAAACGCATGTACACGGTGCTGCCAGAGGTGGCGATCAAGCCCGCCGATGCTTATAACCAACTGGTGCGTGGTGAAGTCGAGGCGGTGCCAATCGAGCAGTTGGAGGGGCGCATTGCTGCGGTGATGCTGGTGCCTTATCCGCCAGGAATCCCGCTCATCATGCCCGGTGAGCGGTTTACCGCGCAGACCCGTTCGATCATCGATTACCTGGCGTTTGCCCGTACGTTCGACCGCAGCTTCCCCGGTTTCGATGCCGATGTGCACGGTCTGCAGCGTGAGGATGGGGCTTATACCGTCGACTGCATTAAGGCCTGA
- the dnaQ gene encoding DNA polymerase III subunit epsilon, which produces MRSVVLDTETTGMPVADGHRIIEIGCVELIGRRLTGRHFHVYLQPDREIDEGAIAVHGITNDFVKDKPRFKDVADEFFEFIKGAQLIIHNAAFDVGFINNEFALVKQDDRADISEHCSILDTLMMARERHPGQRNNLDALCKRYGVDNSGRDLHGALLDAEILADVYLTMTGGQTNLSLAGDGSEGDSNGRQQPSAIRRLSAERPRTRVIRASDDELNAHLARLAIIEKSAGAPPLWVQLEQPKVEA; this is translated from the coding sequence ATGCGTAGTGTGGTGCTCGATACAGAAACCACGGGTATGCCGGTGGCTGATGGCCATCGGATTATCGAAATCGGCTGTGTTGAACTGATCGGCCGGCGTCTGACCGGGCGGCACTTTCACGTTTACCTACAGCCTGATCGCGAAATCGACGAAGGCGCGATTGCGGTGCACGGCATCACCAACGACTTTGTCAAAGACAAGCCGCGCTTCAAGGACGTCGCCGATGAGTTCTTCGAGTTCATCAAGGGCGCGCAGCTGATCATCCACAACGCGGCGTTCGACGTTGGCTTTATCAACAACGAATTTGCCTTGGTCAAGCAGGACGACCGCGCTGATATCAGTGAGCACTGCTCGATCCTCGACACCCTGATGATGGCCCGCGAGCGCCATCCGGGGCAGCGCAACAACCTCGACGCCCTGTGCAAACGCTATGGTGTCGACAACTCTGGTCGTGATCTGCACGGGGCCTTGCTCGACGCCGAGATTCTCGCTGACGTCTACCTGACCATGACCGGCGGACAGACCAACTTGTCCCTCGCTGGTGACGGCTCGGAAGGTGACAGCAATGGCCGTCAGCAGCCCAGTGCAATTCGTCGGTTGTCGGCTGAGCGGCCTCGCACACGGGTGATCCGCGCCAGTGACGACGAGTTGAATGCCCATTTGGCGCGTTTGGCAATCATCGAGAAGTCGGCCGGTGCTCCGCCACTCTGGGTTCAGCTTGAGCAGCCCAAGGTGGAGGCCTGA
- the rnhA gene encoding ribonuclease HI → MSEQVEIYTDGACKGNPGVGGWGALLICKGVEKELWGGDPNTTNNRMELMAAICALIALTRPCSVRLVTDSQYVMKGIQEWMPNWKKRGWKTAAKEPVKNADLWQALDEQVNRHQVTWQWVRGHTGHPGNERADQLANRGVDEVRGLKHA, encoded by the coding sequence ATGAGTGAACAGGTCGAGATCTACACCGACGGCGCCTGCAAAGGTAATCCTGGCGTGGGTGGCTGGGGAGCGTTACTGATTTGCAAGGGTGTGGAGAAGGAACTGTGGGGCGGTGATCCCAATACCACCAATAACCGCATGGAGCTCATGGCGGCAATCTGCGCCTTGATCGCACTGACGCGGCCCTGTTCGGTGCGCCTGGTTACCGACTCACAGTATGTGATGAAGGGCATTCAGGAGTGGATGCCGAACTGGAAGAAACGCGGCTGGAAGACCGCCGCCAAGGAGCCGGTAAAGAATGCCGATCTTTGGCAGGCGCTGGATGAGCAGGTCAATCGTCATCAAGTGACGTGGCAGTGGGTACGCGGCCATACCGGCCATCCAGGTAACGAGCGCGCTGACCAGTTGGCCAACCGCGGTGTTGATGAAGTAAGAGGGTTGAAGCATGCGTAG
- a CDS encoding class I SAM-dependent methyltransferase, with protein sequence MSDHPFAHADREWLDLIGSARTWLSGPLGQLLLEQERQLLEEELARFFGGYLVHYGPAADTPPNARQIQRSVRLGAPFKGVEIVCEEQSWPLTEHAADVVVVQHGLDFSLSPHGLLREAARSVRPGGHLLIVGINPMSSWGVRHLFSRDAFRLARCIAPSRVSDWLHLLGFALEKRRFGCYRPPLSAPAWQARLVALERIGAAWQPPGGGFYVLVARKLVVGLRPLRQPSRQSVGKLLPMPVAKVSRRETPQK encoded by the coding sequence ATGTCCGATCACCCTTTTGCCCATGCAGACCGTGAATGGCTCGACCTGATTGGTTCCGCGCGCACCTGGCTGAGCGGCCCGCTCGGGCAGTTGTTGTTAGAGCAGGAGCGGCAGTTGCTGGAGGAAGAGCTGGCGCGTTTTTTTGGCGGGTACCTGGTGCATTACGGCCCTGCTGCAGACACGCCGCCGAATGCTCGGCAAATTCAGCGCAGCGTGCGCCTGGGCGCGCCATTCAAGGGGGTGGAGATTGTCTGTGAGGAACAATCCTGGCCGCTCACCGAGCATGCTGCGGATGTGGTGGTGGTGCAGCATGGTCTGGATTTCAGCCTGTCGCCCCATGGCCTGCTTCGTGAGGCAGCGCGTAGCGTGCGGCCAGGCGGTCATCTGCTGATCGTCGGGATAAACCCGATGAGTAGCTGGGGTGTACGCCATCTTTTTTCTCGCGACGCGTTCCGTCTGGCCCGATGTATTGCGCCTAGTCGGGTCAGCGACTGGTTGCACCTGCTGGGCTTCGCGCTGGAGAAACGCCGCTTCGGGTGCTATCGTCCGCCGCTTTCTGCGCCGGCCTGGCAAGCACGCCTGGTTGCGCTGGAGCGCATTGGGGCGGCCTGGCAGCCACCTGGTGGCGGTTTTTACGTGCTGGTGGCCCGCAAGCTGGTGGTGGGGCTGCGACCGTTGCGCCAACCCAGCCGGCAATCGGTGGGCAAGCTGTTGCCGATGCCGGTGGCCAAGGTCAGCCGGCGTGAAACACCGCAGAAGTAG
- the gloB gene encoding hydroxyacylglutathione hydrolase — MIKIDALPAFSDNYIWLLQDQKQRRCAVVDPGDAAPVEAWLAANPGWQLSDILITHHHFDHVGGIERLKAATGARVLCPANEKIQGRDLGLYDSDQVDVLGQRFDIYEVPGHTLGHIAYIQPEQHWLFCGDTLFAGGCGRLFEGSPEQMHTSLSRLAALPGQTQVYCTHEYTLSNLRFAAAVEPDNPQVQQRLAQVGQWREDGQISLPSSIALERATNPFLRCHEPAVITIAAQREAAANLTPTQVFAALRAWKDHF, encoded by the coding sequence ATGATAAAAATCGACGCCCTGCCTGCATTCTCCGACAACTATATATGGCTGCTGCAAGACCAGAAGCAGCGTCGCTGCGCGGTGGTTGACCCGGGTGACGCTGCGCCAGTCGAAGCCTGGCTGGCGGCCAATCCCGGCTGGCAGTTGAGCGACATTCTGATCACCCACCATCATTTCGACCACGTCGGCGGTATTGAACGGCTAAAGGCGGCAACCGGTGCCCGGGTATTGTGTCCGGCCAATGAGAAGATTCAAGGGCGTGACCTGGGGTTGTACGACAGCGACCAGGTTGACGTGCTGGGCCAGCGATTCGATATATATGAAGTGCCGGGGCACACACTCGGACATATCGCCTATATCCAGCCCGAGCAGCACTGGCTGTTCTGTGGCGACACGCTGTTTGCTGGCGGCTGTGGTCGCCTGTTCGAAGGCAGCCCCGAGCAGATGCACACCTCGCTCAGCCGCCTGGCCGCCCTCCCCGGACAGACACAGGTGTATTGCACCCATGAATACACCCTGAGCAACCTGCGCTTTGCAGCGGCTGTTGAACCGGATAATCCGCAAGTCCAGCAGCGTCTGGCGCAAGTCGGCCAATGGCGCGAGGACGGACAAATCAGCCTGCCATCATCCATTGCACTCGAACGTGCGACCAATCCATTTTTGCGCTGCCACGAACCGGCTGTCATCACCATAGCGGCCCAACGAGAAGCGGCGGCAAACCTGACGCCGACACAGGTGTTCGCCGCCTTAAGGGCCTGGAAGGATCATTTCTAA
- a CDS encoding lytic transglycosylase domain-containing protein: MPLSPRKTLNLKALIQCAQTLVVIMCMVLAGCQTTSNYRHDSGRDTDRAVGLEQEPEWLSSQASELPDEPKDIWERVRSGYQLQDSITLNPRIEQQRLWFVSNPSFVEKAGERSSPYIHFIVERLEARNMPMELALLPIIESSYDPMAYSPADAVGLWQFIPSTGRNFNLRQTSWYDGRRDVMASTDAAINYLTRLKEMFNGDWLLALAAYNAGEGRVSRAIERNQKLGLPTDYWNLSLPTETQNYVPKLLALSQVIMTPQAYGVSLNPIANEPYFEKVEFKQRMDLARVAAMADLDEDELYLLNPAFKKGITLDGPQHLLVPTDKADLLTANLSLMKPQERVDWQQYRVRSGDSLHSIANRHQLTVNTLRDINKLSSNNLRLGQVLSIPTQPGVTPHEPLFQRPVAQSQPVRTYRVKNGDNLWLIAKHHNVSVKDVQRWNKLSGNSLRVGQVLTMQAGQAASGGSGGAPRKGATYYTVRQGDSLYLIAKRFKVPMKSLQNWNPRAGKALKPGQTLTLYSVN; the protein is encoded by the coding sequence ATGCCTCTATCACCACGCAAGACCTTGAATTTAAAGGCATTGATACAATGCGCTCAGACGCTTGTGGTGATCATGTGCATGGTCTTGGCCGGCTGCCAAACCACTAGCAACTATCGCCACGACAGCGGTCGCGATACCGATCGCGCAGTAGGTCTGGAGCAGGAACCCGAGTGGCTCAGCAGCCAGGCCTCAGAGCTCCCCGATGAACCCAAAGACATCTGGGAGCGCGTACGCAGCGGTTATCAACTGCAAGACAGCATAACCCTCAACCCACGCATTGAGCAGCAACGCCTGTGGTTTGTCAGTAATCCATCGTTTGTCGAAAAAGCCGGCGAACGCAGCAGCCCTTATATCCATTTCATTGTCGAGCGCCTGGAAGCGCGCAACATGCCCATGGAGCTGGCCCTGCTGCCGATTATTGAAAGCTCATATGACCCCATGGCCTACTCGCCAGCCGACGCGGTCGGGCTATGGCAGTTCATCCCCTCCACTGGGCGCAACTTCAACCTGCGCCAGACCAGCTGGTATGACGGCCGCCGCGATGTGATGGCCTCTACCGACGCGGCCATTAATTACCTGACACGCCTCAAGGAAATGTTCAACGGTGACTGGCTACTGGCGCTGGCCGCCTATAACGCCGGGGAAGGCCGTGTCAGCCGGGCGATTGAGCGCAACCAGAAACTTGGGCTGCCGACCGACTACTGGAATCTCTCGCTACCAACCGAAACACAGAACTACGTGCCCAAACTGCTGGCCCTGTCTCAGGTGATCATGACGCCGCAGGCCTATGGGGTCAGCCTAAACCCCATCGCCAATGAACCCTATTTCGAGAAGGTCGAGTTCAAGCAGCGCATGGACCTGGCCCGCGTCGCCGCCATGGCCGATCTGGATGAAGATGAGCTTTACCTGCTCAACCCCGCATTCAAAAAAGGGATTACCCTCGATGGCCCACAGCATCTGCTGGTACCCACCGACAAGGCTGATCTGCTCACCGCCAACCTGTCACTGATGAAGCCTCAGGAACGAGTCGACTGGCAGCAATACCGCGTGCGCTCGGGCGACAGCCTGCACAGCATCGCCAATCGGCATCAATTAACGGTCAATACCCTCCGGGACATCAACAAACTGTCCAGCAACAACCTGCGCCTCGGCCAGGTTCTGAGCATTCCCACTCAGCCCGGAGTAACGCCACATGAACCACTGTTTCAGCGCCCAGTGGCACAGAGTCAGCCGGTACGCACCTACCGAGTAAAAAATGGTGACAATCTCTGGCTAATTGCCAAGCACCACAATGTGTCAGTCAAGGACGTGCAGCGCTGGAACAAGCTGTCCGGCAACAGCCTGCGCGTCGGCCAGGTACTGACCATGCAAGCCGGCCAGGCAGCTTCCGGGGGAAGCGGCGGCGCGCCCCGCAAAGGAGCCACCTACTACACAGTACGCCAGGGTGATTCCCTGTATCTGATCGCCAAGCGCTTCAAGGTACCGATGAAAAGCCTGCAGAACTGGAACCCCAGAGCCGGCAAGGCACTCAAGCCTGGGCAGACCCTGACTCTGTACAGCGTAAACTGA
- a CDS encoding HDOD domain-containing protein — protein MQSWIDRFNQAELPALATVVHDLHRLTQGHTSSVQQLADVLLRDAALTTKVLRVGNSVFYNPSQEPIRTISRAIVLIGFDNVRQIGLSISLIDGLLARSSREQLAELLAQSFHAAVQARNIAGYVLTRSDEEVFIAALLHNVGELAFWGCAGEVADELASALAQPGVNADEVVMSVLGSSFRQMSLALVKSWNLGDTLSLALQSSSQHDPAGKAVALGAKISQVALEGWDSPAMDALVGQLAGFIGVSPQEAMQQVLASAEETVAMAATFGVGQLGKLIPNTDPEQIRLQQEQRKARLLQPDLLILQQALQDLGLLVSRRADLGLVLDTLFKGLHQGAGLERIMLVVLADGQSCFRCKRVIGEGTGGWAHDFILPVEQAEQPHIFSYALRNKEALWMGVPASYNLNELVTQPIRQRLGQGMFFIAPLLAGTREIGLLYADSRVSGRALKHEQFVAFQRFTQLTGRCLDAMSKKA, from the coding sequence TTGCAGTCATGGATTGATCGCTTCAACCAAGCCGAATTACCTGCTCTGGCCACAGTGGTGCATGACTTGCATCGTTTGACTCAGGGGCACACGTCCTCGGTGCAGCAACTGGCCGATGTCTTATTACGGGATGCGGCTTTGACCACGAAGGTCTTACGCGTCGGCAACAGCGTGTTCTACAACCCCTCTCAAGAGCCCATTCGGACCATCTCCCGGGCCATTGTGCTGATTGGCTTTGATAACGTGCGCCAGATTGGTCTGTCGATCAGCCTGATTGATGGCCTGTTGGCGCGCAGCTCTCGCGAGCAGCTCGCCGAATTGCTCGCGCAGTCGTTTCATGCCGCTGTGCAGGCGCGCAATATTGCCGGCTACGTGCTTACCCGAAGTGACGAGGAGGTGTTTATCGCCGCCTTGCTGCATAACGTGGGTGAACTGGCATTCTGGGGCTGCGCCGGTGAAGTGGCTGATGAATTGGCCAGTGCCCTGGCGCAGCCGGGTGTAAATGCCGATGAAGTGGTGATGAGCGTGCTGGGCAGCAGTTTTCGGCAAATGAGTTTGGCTTTGGTGAAAAGCTGGAACCTCGGCGATACCCTGAGTCTGGCGCTGCAGTCGAGCAGTCAGCATGACCCTGCCGGCAAAGCCGTGGCTCTTGGCGCGAAGATCAGTCAGGTGGCGCTTGAAGGCTGGGATTCACCGGCCATGGACGCTTTGGTCGGGCAACTGGCCGGTTTTATCGGCGTGAGCCCGCAGGAGGCTATGCAACAGGTGCTGGCCAGCGCTGAAGAAACTGTAGCGATGGCTGCCACCTTTGGCGTGGGCCAGCTAGGCAAGCTGATTCCCAATACCGATCCGGAGCAGATTCGCCTGCAGCAGGAACAGCGCAAGGCGCGGCTGTTGCAACCTGATCTGCTGATCTTGCAGCAAGCCCTCCAGGACCTTGGGCTGTTGGTTTCGCGGCGTGCCGATTTGGGATTGGTGCTCGATACCCTGTTCAAGGGCCTGCATCAGGGCGCTGGGCTGGAGCGCATCATGTTGGTGGTACTGGCGGACGGGCAGAGTTGCTTTCGCTGCAAGCGGGTGATCGGTGAGGGCACAGGCGGTTGGGCGCATGACTTTATCCTGCCGGTTGAGCAAGCCGAGCAACCGCATATTTTCAGCTATGCCCTGCGTAACAAAGAGGCGCTATGGATGGGGGTGCCGGCCAGTTACAACCTCAATGAATTGGTCACTCAGCCAATCCGTCAGCGTCTGGGACAGGGCATGTTCTTTATTGCGCCGCTGTTGGCAGGAACGCGCGAAATTGGCTTGCTGTATGCCGATAGCCGGGTATCAGGGCGGGCGCTGAAGCATGAGCAATTTGTCGCTTTTCAGCGCTTTACCCAGTTGACCGGGCGCTGCCTGGACGCAATGAGCAAGAAGGCCTGA
- a CDS encoding extracellular solute-binding protein, which yields MRPLLSLFLCLAISSSAWATLYKSHGYAQFGELKYPASFTHFAWVNPEAPKGGTLRMMANGTFDTLNPYTFKGSSPISTANFLQYGVNELNAPLMVGTGAYDPSGDEPASSYGLIAESVEYSDDRSWVVYNLRPEARFHDGKPITAYDVAFSYRLLLKEGHPQYRTNLQEVKRVDILNRHSIRFVLKRAGNSLLILRLGELPVLPQHYWKDRDFKATTYEPPLGSGPYRITQVSPGRSLRFERVKDWWGAKLPVNRGKYNFDRVDVEFYRDSHVAFEAFKAGEFDIYIEQQAKNWANGYRFPALSRGEVIRAEIPHKIPTQSQALFMNTRREVFAERKVREALGLMFDFEWANRALFNSSYTRAQSYYPNSEFAASGKPEGAEWLLLSPYRKQLQSRLFSEPFSVPQTDGRGIPRETLRRALGLLADAGWKPSGQRLLNSQGQPLRFEILLVNPNLERILQPFTENLASIGIQARLRTVDRAQYKQRLDQYDFDMILVTLPQTLSPGLEQSLYFHSSQAKVKGGRNYAGVTHPVVDAMIEKLLSAQNRDEQIAATRALDRILLWQHYSIPNWYIDYHRLAYRNRFAFVTTPPYTLGLRTWWLKSMENAE from the coding sequence ATACGTCCCCTCCTCTCGCTGTTTCTCTGCCTGGCCATCAGCTCATCTGCCTGGGCGACCCTGTATAAAAGTCACGGCTACGCTCAGTTTGGTGAGCTGAAATACCCTGCCAGTTTTACCCATTTCGCCTGGGTCAACCCGGAAGCGCCCAAGGGCGGCACGCTACGGATGATGGCCAACGGCACCTTCGACACGCTCAACCCTTATACCTTCAAGGGCAGCAGCCCGATCAGTACCGCCAACTTCCTGCAGTACGGCGTCAATGAGCTGAATGCGCCGCTGATGGTCGGCACCGGTGCCTATGACCCTTCAGGTGACGAGCCGGCTTCCAGCTATGGCTTGATCGCCGAGTCGGTGGAATACAGCGATGACCGCAGTTGGGTGGTATACAACCTGCGCCCCGAAGCACGCTTTCACGATGGCAAACCGATAACCGCCTATGATGTGGCCTTCTCCTACCGCCTGCTGCTCAAGGAAGGTCACCCGCAGTACCGCACCAACCTGCAGGAAGTCAAACGGGTCGATATCCTCAACCGCCACAGCATCCGTTTTGTACTCAAGCGCGCCGGCAACTCCCTACTGATTCTGCGCCTGGGCGAATTACCGGTGCTGCCGCAACATTACTGGAAAGATCGCGACTTCAAAGCCACCACCTATGAACCGCCGTTGGGCAGTGGCCCCTACCGTATTACCCAGGTCAGCCCCGGACGCAGTCTGCGCTTTGAGCGGGTCAAGGACTGGTGGGGCGCCAAGCTGCCGGTCAACCGTGGCAAATACAATTTCGACCGGGTCGACGTGGAGTTTTACCGCGACAGCCATGTGGCCTTCGAGGCCTTCAAGGCCGGTGAGTTCGACATTTATATCGAACAGCAGGCGAAGAACTGGGCCAACGGCTATCGCTTTCCGGCACTCAGCCGTGGTGAGGTAATCCGCGCCGAAATCCCGCACAAGATTCCTACCCAGTCCCAAGCGCTGTTTATGAACACCCGCCGCGAGGTGTTTGCCGAGCGCAAGGTGCGCGAAGCATTGGGCCTGATGTTCGACTTCGAATGGGCCAATCGCGCGCTGTTCAACAGCTCTTACACCCGCGCCCAGAGCTATTACCCCAACAGTGAATTCGCCGCCAGCGGTAAACCGGAAGGCGCCGAGTGGCTGTTGCTCTCGCCTTACCGCAAGCAACTTCAGTCACGCCTGTTCAGCGAACCGTTCAGCGTGCCGCAAACCGATGGCCGCGGCATCCCACGGGAAACCTTGCGCCGCGCCCTCGGTCTATTGGCCGATGCAGGCTGGAAGCCCTCCGGCCAGCGTCTGCTCAACAGTCAGGGGCAGCCCCTGCGCTTTGAAATATTGCTGGTTAACCCGAACCTTGAACGCATTCTCCAGCCCTTTACCGAAAACTTGGCCAGCATCGGTATCCAGGCCAGGCTGCGCACCGTTGACCGCGCGCAATACAAACAGCGCCTCGATCAATACGATTTCGACATGATTCTGGTCACCCTGCCACAAACCCTGAGCCCCGGCCTGGAACAGTCGCTGTATTTCCATTCGTCGCAAGCCAAGGTCAAGGGCGGCAGGAACTACGCCGGCGTTACCCACCCGGTGGTCGACGCCATGATCGAAAAACTGCTCTCGGCGCAGAACCGTGACGAACAGATTGCCGCTACACGCGCCCTTGACCGGATACTGTTGTGGCAGCACTACAGCATTCCGAACTGGTATATCGATTACCACCGCCTGGCTTACCGCAACCGATTTGCCTTCGTCACCACGCCACCCTACACCTTGGGCCTGCGTACCTGGTGGCTGAAATCCATGGAGAACGCTGAATGA